TTCAGCCGGAGTTTCAAATATCATCGCCCGCGCGGGCTGTTATGCGGCGCGGGGCAGTGCCCGAACTGTCTCATGAATGTGGACGGCACCCCCAGCGTCCGCGCCTGTACCGAACCCGTCCGGCAGGGCATGCGCGTCCAGCCACAGAATGCGTGGCCCTCGCTCAGGCATGACCTGTTGTCCATTATTGACCGCTTCGACTGGCTGCTGCCGATTGGCTTTTATTATAAGACTTTTATCCGTCCGCGTTTTTTCTGGCCGTTGGCGGAAAAGTTTCTCCGCCGAGCCGCCGGCTTAGGAGAAATCAATACCCAGGCAAAGCCAAAAGGCGGCTATGACCACGAGTACCGCCACACCGATATTACGGTTATTGGCGGTGGACCGGCCGGTCTGACCGCAGCGTACGAGGCGGCCAACCTCGGCTGTCAGGTGACGCTGATTGACGATCAGCCGGAACTCGGGGGTCACTTGCGGTTTCAGACCGGGACCTACGAGAACATCGGCGAGCAGAGCGGCGTAACCGGCTTCGCCCTCGCCCGGACATTGAGGGATCAAGTCACGTCACAGCCGAACGTTGATATTCTGTCGTCCGCCACGGTTTTTGGTGGCTATGAAGGCGAGCTGCTGGGCGTCATGCAGGCCAAGCGGCTGATTCATCTGCGCACCCAACGCGTGATTATTGCTACCGGGAGCCACGAATATCCGGCCGTTTTTGCAAATAATGATTTACCCGGGGTCATGCTCGGCAGCGGTGTCCGGCGACTGCTGCACCTGTATGGCGTACAGCCCGGTACCCGAGCGGTGGTGGTCTGTCACGATGACACGGGCTGGACTCTTGCCGGTGAGTTGCTCAGTGCCGGTATCCGGGTCGCGGCGGTGGTGGACTCTCGCTATAGACTGCCGGACGCTCCGGATGGAGAACAGCTCCAGCGCAGCGGCGTCGAGGTGCTCACCTCCTACGCTATCCAGGCCGCCNNNNNNNNNNTGAGGGAGCCCTGGTTGTTCCTCTCGATGCCCAGCGCCGTCCCTTTCCGCATGCCAGCCGTTTTATTCCGTGCGACCTGATTTGTCTTTCGACCGACCGGACCCCGACGGCCGCTCTGGTGGCGCAGAGCGGGGGCGAACTCGGCTATGACGAAGCGCTGGGGCAGACGGTTCCGCAGCAGCTTCCTTCGCAGGTGTTGTGTGCGGGAGACGTGACCGGCATTCATCATTTGCCGGCGACGCTCGTCCAAGGACGCCTGGCCGGGCTCCGGGCCGCCCACAGTCTGCGCGCCTCAGAAACGTCTGCCGCTTCTTC
This genomic window from Gemmatimonadota bacterium contains:
- a CDS encoding FAD-dependent oxidoreductase, which codes for MSTTRLPPHPAHVIDHEQTLTFSFAGERIQARAGDTIASALYAAGRRTFSRSFKYHRPRGLLCGAGQCPNCLMNVDGTPSVRACTEPVRQGMRVQPQNAWPSLRHDLLSIIDRFDWLLPIGFYYKTFIRPRFFWPLAEKFLRRAAGLGEINTQAKPKGGYDHEYRHTDITVIGGGPAGLTAAYEAANLGCQVTLIDDQPELGGHLRFQTGTYENIGEQSGVTGFALARTLRDQVTSQPNVDILSSATVFGGYEGELLGVMQAKRLIHLRTQRVIIATGSHEYPAVFANNDLPGVMLGSGVRRLLHLYGVQPGTRAVVVCHDDTGWTLAGELLSAGIRVAAVVDSRYRLPDAPDGEQLQRSGVEVLTSYAIQAA